Genomic window (Terriglobia bacterium):
ACAGCCAATCGGGAGATGTCGGGGGATGAAGTTCGCGCGAAACTGGCGGAGACACTGCCACGGTATATGCTGCCGGCGTCGTTAAGCCAGGTTCCGGAGATCCCGATAATACCTAATGGCAAGGTCGACCGGCAGAAACTCCTCGCCGGGCGCGTAGCGGCTTCCGGCGCCAGGCCGTTCAGGCTGTATCGGACCTGGCTGGAGCGTGCGCTGGTTGGGATATGGGAGGAAGTGCTCAACGTCCGCCCAATTTCAATTGATGATGATTTCTTTGCACTGGGCGGACGTTCATTACTGGTTCCGCGCCTGCTGGGCACGGTATTGCGCACGATCGGATGCCGTCTGCCGCTCTCCGCATTGTTTGAGGCGCCAACAGTCGAGCGCATGGCCCAGCTGATTGCGACAACCAAGGGACAGGACCAGAACTCTCCCCTGGTCCCTATACAGCCCAGCGGCAAACTGACGCCCCTGTTCCTTGTGCATCCGTTGAGCGGGGAAGTGTTGTCGTACCGACATCTGGTGGCAGCGCTGGGGCAGAAGCAGCCGTGTTATGGCCTGCAGGACCCCACAATTACCTCGGGAACCGCGCCCATGGAGTCCATAGAAGAGATGGCGGCGGTTTATTGCAAGGCAATCCAGACGGTCTTACCGGATGGGCCATGGTTACTGGGCGGCTGGTCGTATGGCGGAGTGGTGGCGTTTGAAATGGCGCGTCAATTGACCGCCGCTGGTGGCGAGGTGAAGTCTCTGCTATTGATCGATTCCTGGGCGCCTGGGCCGGACACTCGCACCACGCCTCTGGACGACACTTCGCTGCTGATCTATATCGCCGATGTCGGCTTCAACCTTGTGGTTCCGCGAGAAGCATTACAGGGCAAATCACTGGAAGAGCAGATCGCCTTGATTGCCGCTGAGGCAGGGCCTGATGCCCGTTTGCGTGAATTTCTCTCGGCCTCACTGCGGCGCGAGCGTGAAATTATAGGTGCGCGCCGCCGCTGCCTGCGCGCGTATGATCCGGGGCAGTACGAAGGGGCTGTTACTCTTTTCTACGCGGCGGATGAGGCGCTGCAGCAGGAGCGAGGCATCATGCGCAAGAGCGACCTCGGTTGGAGCGGGCTCTGTTCACGGCCATTGGAGATTGTTGACATTCCCGGAACGCACAGGGATATTGCTTTCCCGCCTTACGTCGCGGAACTGGCCCGGCAGATACAAACCAGATTGAGTGCTGCCACGGATTCCGGCGTGCAGACGGTATCTTTATTATGAAGATCTCCCGGTGTAAGAGGAGTTAGGACATGGTTTCAGAAGACGTATGATGACCATGCCGTCGTTGTAAGATTTACAAGGGAATGGCAAGGGGGATGGATGGAAGACTTTTTTAAAGACGTTCGTTTTGCGTTGCGCATGTACCGGAAAAATCCTGGTTTTTCAGTGATTGCGATCCTGGCGCTGGCAATCGGAATCGGCGCGGCCACCACGATTTTCGGGCTTGTCAGCACGCTACTGCTGCACCCCCTGCCCTATCCAGATGCGGAGCGGCTGATGCAGGTGGGACGGCGCATGCAAAGTGGACCATCCTATCTAATGAGCTATCCCCGTTTTCGCTTCATTGCGGAAGAGAATCATGCATTCGAATCCCTGGCTGCCTATGACGTTGTGGGTTCCGGAGTGAGCGCGGTTGTGGGCAATACACCGTATCTTCTGCGCAGCCTGCGTGTGAGCGGGGATTTCTTTTCCATGCTGGGCGTACCGCCTTATAAGGGACGGTCGCTCACGCGCAATGACGATCAGCCGGGCGCGCCGCCTGTCGCGGTTCTGAGCTATAAATCGTGGGCGGAAATTTTTGGCCGCGATCCAGCCATTGTGGGGCGCTCCGTTCAGATGAGTGGAGACGCCTATACGATCGCGGGAATCATGCCGGCAAGCTTCAAGTTCATCCCGGATGCCGACGTCTGGCTCCCTCTGCGGAAGGAGGAAGACTGGAGCGATCGTGTATCAGCTTCGCTTGTGACCGGCCGGCTTCGTCCAGGCGTGACAGCGCAGGCCGCCCAGCAGGACCTTGATCTGGTTGAACAGAGACTGAAGGAAGCACATCCGGACGCGGTGCCGCGCACAGAACTGAGCCTGGAAATGACGTCTTACCGGGAGCGTGTAATTGGCAATTCGCGGCCCCCGCTGCAGATACTTGCCGGAGCGGCGGCGTGCATTCTGCTGGTAGCGTGCGCCAGCGTGGCGAACCTGCTTTTGGCGCGTGCGATTGCACGGCGCAGGGAAGTAGCCGTACGGATCGCACTGGGCGTGAGCCGGTTGCGCATGGCCAGGCAGCTATTGACGGAAAGCATCGTGCTGGCCTTGATCAGCGGGGCTCTGGGCGTGGGACTGGCTGCCGCGACCACACAATTGCTGAAAACCTGGCTTCCCGCCATGTTGCCCCGGATTTCCGAGGTGTCACTCAACGCCGAAGTCCTGTTGATCGCATTCATTGCCTCTCTTGTAACAGGCGTGATATTCGGTCTGGCTCCCGCGGTGCAATTGTCCGGCCTCAACTCAGTGCGGGTCCTGCGCGAGTCAGGGCGCGCGAGCTCTGATCGGCGCTCGACCCGTCTGCAGGGCGGGCTTGTGAGCGCTGAGTTGGCCTTGTCCACCATTCTGCTGCTTGCCACCGGACTGCTCCTGGTGAGCTTCCAGAAGCTGCGCGGAGTTGACCTGGGTTTTAATCCCAATGGCGTGGTGACATTCCAGACTTCGCTAGCCGGATTAAGTTCGCAATCCACCAATTCTGTGATGGTGACGATACGGAGAGTGCTCGAACGTGTGCGGGCAATTCCCGGAGTACAATATGCTGCCACGGTGACGCGGCTGCCGACCGAGCCCAGCGTGGTGTATCACTTTGAAATGCTCCCCAAGACGGGTGATCCGGATGAATCGCTTACCGCGAACTGGAAGCCCATCACTCCGGATTTTTTCAAGACAATGGAGATCAAGCTGCAATCAGGACGGACATTCACGGCTGCCGACGATGAACACGCGGCGCACGTAATCATCGTGAATAGCGCGTTTGTCCGTAAGTTTTTGCAGGGCGTGGACCCGATGAGCACGCAAATCGTGCTGGGTCGCCAGATGGGGGCAAATTTTGCGGACGAACCGCGGACAGTGGTAGGCATTGTGAGTGACACTCGCGATGACGGCCTGCAGGAGCCGGCAGCGCCAACCATGTATCTGCCCACAGCACAAATCCCGGACAAAACCATGGCATTCCTCAATCATCTGCTGCCGCTGAGCTGGGTGGTGCGCGCCAATGGGGATGCGGATGCGATCAGCGGACGTATCCGGCAGGAAATCTTTTTTGTCGATCCCCAGATGGTGGCCGCCAATCCGCGGCCGCTCAGACAGATCTTGAGCGAATCCATTGCTCGGCAACAAACACAGACGGTCCTGGTTGCAACTTTCGGCATCATCGCCCTGTTCATGGGTGTGCTGGGTCTGTATGGCGTTGTGGCGCAGTCGGTGGGAGAGCGGCGGCAGGAAATCGGCATCCGGCTGGCGCTGGGCGCAGACGGACAGCACGTGGTCTGGATGATGATCAAGTACGGGCTCAAATTGATCGTTCCGGGTCTGATTGCGGGGACCGCAGGCGCGCTGGCTGCGCGCAGCTTGTTGTCCTCTGTTCTTTATGGAATCCAGGCAACGAACGTCCTGGTGATGGCGGTTGTTCTTGGATTACTTGCACTGGTTGCCTTCACTGCAGCTTTACTACCCGCGTTGCGAGCCAGGAACATCGACCCCAACACGGTTTTGCACGCCTGAGTCGCGATGAAAGAGCGCCGGCCATGCGCCGGCGCTTCCCGACTAACCAAACCCCAAATGATTTTAGATAAGCCGCTCCAATTCCCGGCTCCGGTCCGCATCTTCTCATAATCGCTTCAGCACGATGCCTGAAGACAGGCTTGCGCCATGGTCTGTAACTCTCCCGGACAACATCATGATTGACGCCATACGAAATGTTTTTCGTTATTCGAAGTTGGCCCTTCTCCTTTCCGCGGCCACCAGCCTGCTGAGCGGGGCTTGCAACGTGTATCTGCTGACAATGGTTGGCACCGCCATTAACAGGATGCCGCATCTGCCGCCGGGATATGGGTTCCGGTTCGGCGCGTTCCTGTTGCTGACCTTTGCATCAAGCATCGCCGCGCAGCTGCTCTCGGTGCATTTGACTGCGAGCCTGGCTGCCCGGATCAGAATGCAACTGTCGCGCGCGATCATGGACAGTCCGCTGCGGAACCTGGAAGAGATCGGCACCCACAAAATCATTGCCGTCCTTACTCAGGATGCCGGGTCAATTGCCCAGGCGGCATTGCAGGTCTCGCAGTTCGGAATGAACGGCACCATTGTCCTGTGCTGCCTGGGATACCTGGCTTATGTATCTTTGTCCGTATTTGTGGCGATTGTGCTGATGCTTCCGGTTTCAGTGCTTCTTTATCTTTTTGTCGAGTACTTTGCCGTGCGGTTTCAGTCGCTCGAAAGAGAAAACTGGGACAATCTGGTCAAACAGTTTCAAACCTTGACGCATGGAGTGAAAGAGCTGAAGTTGAACCGGCGGCGGGCAGCCTTTTTTGTGCGCCAATTGCTCCAGACTTCGGAACTGGCGCGGCGCTATGGAGTGATGGGAGCCGCCATCTACATCGCCATTATCAGCTGGAGCAACCTGCTGTGTTTTGCCGCAATCGGCGTCATCGTCTTTATCCTTCCTCATATGGCGGTGTTGAGCCATCAGGCGCTGGTGGGCTCGGCGCTGGTCGCATTGTTCCTGCGGATTCCGGTGGCTGGGCTGATCGATGCGTTGCGGGAGTTCAACCGCGCCTCGGTCACGCTGAAGAAACTCAGGAAGCTTCAGCTTCCCTGGCAGGACTCTGAGATCGCGATAAAAGACCAGGAGAAACCGCCGGCCGAGTGGCGCAGCATCGACCTGGTCGACGTGACCCATGCCTATCTTTCAGAAGATGATGCGGCGCGATTCGTGCTCGGCCCTATCTGCATGAGCCTGACCCCGGGCCGGATCGTCTTCATCACCGGCGGCAACGGCAGCGGCAAGACAACTCTGGCTAAGCTCATCGTCGGGCTCTACAAGCCGGAATCAGGAGTAACCAAAGTCGATGGGATCCCGGTGGACGAGAACATGCGCGACGATTACCGGCAGCGTTTTTCCGCCATCTTTTCCGAATATGCCTTGTTTCAGGAGATCATTGAAGAAGAAGCAACCCCGGTGGCGAACCATTATCTTCGTCTGCTCAGGCTCGACCAAAAAGTCCAGTTGCGCAACGGGAGCTTCTCGACAGTAGATCTGTCAGCCGGCCAAAGACGGCGCCTCGCGCTCGTGCATGCCTATCTCGAGAACCGGCCCATCTACCTGTTTGACGAATGGGCCGCGGACCAGGACCCCGCCTTCAAAGAAATTTTTTATTGCAAGCTGCTTCCGGAACTGCGCGCCCGGAACAAAGCAGTGATTGTGATCAGCCATGACGACCGCTACTACCATGTGGCCGATGAGGTTATCCGGCTGGAAAACGGCAAGGTTGTTGCCGCAGGCGAAATGCCCCGAACCCATGCAGAGCCGGCCTTGAGTCTGCCAGGACAAACGGCAATCAGCTAGGCCTTCTCTCATGTATTTGCAAGGAAGGAGAAAAGAAGATGAACCCTCCTGACGGTTATCAGCTCGAACAAACCTTTGCGAAGAAAGCCTCGGTCATAACGAGCGTTGCTGTCAGTTGCGATGGCGCAATGCTGGCTGCGGGCGCCGAGGACGGTTGTATCTGGCTATGGGAACTGCCCGGGCGCAGGCTGCTGCGGTTTCTCGAAGGCCACTCAGGCGAGATTCGCGGCATTGCCTGGTCGCCGGACAGCCGGATGCTGGCCTCCGCTTCGAACGATGCGAGTGTTTGCATCTGGGATGTGCATTCCGGCGCGGCGCTTCGCGTCCTGAAGGGGCATGCTGCCCCGGTGCTCAGCATCGCATGGGTCCCCGACGGCACGTTGCTGGCTTCAGCATCCATGGACAAAACGGTGCGGCTGTGGGACCCGCATACGGGGACCTTGCAGAATGTTTTGCAGGCGCACAAGGACTGGGTATCCGGAGTTGCCTGGTCCCGCGACGGCGCGATGCTGGCGAGCTGCTGCAAGGATGGAACAATCAAGCTCTGGGACCGGGCTACGGGCGCTTTGAAGAAATCATTGAAAGGGCATCGGGCTCCCGTGATCGCCGTGGCCTGGTCGCCGGCGCGGAAGCAACTGGCTTCGTGCTCGGCGGACCGCACCATTCGCCTGTGGAACGAAGAGGCCCGCTGGTCATCCGATCTGGTTCTTCAGGGCCATACGGATTGGGTTGTATGCATCGCGTGGTCGTCCGACGGGAATTCCATAGCGTCAGGTTCGGCCGATAGGAGCGTACGCGTATGGAATGCGCAGACCGGTGATCCAGAGAGAATTTTCACCGGTCATGCAAGCTATGTTCGTGGTGTGGACTGGCTTCGCCATGATGACACCCTGGTTTCGGGGAGCCAGGATGCCACATTGCGCTTCTGGGACAGAGTAACCGGCGTTGCGCAAGGCGCCCTTGCAGGACACCCCACATGGCCGCTGGGAGCATCCTGGGCGCCCGATGCGAAAATCCTGGCAATGGGCGGGCACGATGGCTCTATCCGGTTGTGGAGCCCTGATGCGGAGAATGTTCGCACGTTGCCCGCGCACACTCAGTGGACGTGGAACGTCGCTTGGTCGCCGGATGGGACAACGCTGGCCTCCTGCTCGCAGGACAGGACAATACGCTTCTGGGACCCGGGAAGCGGCGCTTCCCTGGCTGCACTGCGAGGGCATAGCGACTGGGTTCGCGGCGTGGCTTGGTCGGGCAGCGGCGACAAGCTCGCTTCCGCTTCCGGAGACAAGACGGTGCGTATCTGGGATGTTCATTCTGGCAAAACGCTGCGAGTATTCAAAGGCACAGCAAGCGCCGTGCGAGGTGTGGCATGGTCGCCGGACGGCGCCATTTTGGCTTCCTGCTCCGCGGATAAAAAAGTCCAATTGTGGAACTGCGGTAGCGGCGCTCTTTTGTGCGAGATGCAAGGGCATTTGGCTTCGGTTCGAAATGTGGCCTGGTCGCCTGATGGCGCGATACTGGCATCATCCGGCGATTTTGGCGAACTCTGCATCTGGGATGCGGCCACAGGAGAGTTGTTGGAACACTTCGATGCGATCTCTTCTTATCGCTACCACGTGATCAGCCTGGAATTCTTGCCTGCGGGAAAGACGAGGCCTGAACTGCCGGCCGGCCATTTTGAACGCCGCCGGTATTCGCATGGCGGCTTGACCCTGGCGGCGGGTCCAACCAATCTTCGGGGTCTGTCTCCGGAAGGCTGGAGCGCGAGCGCGAACTGATCTTCCAAACGGCAGCAACCGCCCGGCTGCTGTGCTTTTCCAAAATTTATTTCCAGAGAATTCAATATGCTGCTTCAATCACATGAAAGGATTTCATCCGGCGGAACGCTGGTTGGGCTTCTGCAAACGCGCGCGGGGCAAACGCCCTCGAAAATACTCTACAACTGGCTGGCCAGCGGAGAAAAAATCAGCAGATCGCTCTCCTCTCTGGAACTCCAGAAACGCGCCGGGGCTATTGCCGCGCATCTGCAGTCGCTCAGGCTGGAACAGCGCCTGGCATTGCTGCTGTACGCACCGGGCCTGGAATTTGTGGAAGGTTTTTTCGCGTGTCTTTACGCCGGCATCATCGCAATCCCCGCTTATCCGCCCAGGACCGGCCGGGACAGGGAAAGAATTCAGAATATTCTGAAAGACGCCGGTTGCGGAGCGGTGCTGACTACCAGCGATTCCGTGCAATCCGTCCGGGAGATAGTGGGCAACGATGCAGGCATCCAATGCGTTGCCACGGATGAAATCAGCACAGAGTGGGTTTCGGAATGGCGGGAAGAGGAGCCTCGGAGTAACGAGATTGCGTATCTGCAATATACTTCAGGGTCCACGTCCTCTCCTAAAGGAGTGATGATCACACACTCCAATGTGCTGGCAAATCTCCAGTACATCGCGGCGAACGGCGGGTTTGACGAGAGCAGCGTCTCGGTGAGCTGGCTTCCTCATTTTCATGATATGGGGCTGATTTACGGCATCCTGCAGCCTCTTCATGCCGGCTTTGAAGCGATGCTGATGTCTCCCGCGTCTTTTCTGCACAATCCGCTGCGATGGCTCACAGCCATCTCGCGTTATCGTGGAACGCACTGCGGAGCGCCTAACTTCGCTTATGATCTGTGCGTCGATCGGATTGGCGAGATCGAATGCGCAGACCTGAACTTGAGTTCGTGGCGCGTGGCATTCAATGGCGCTGAACCCGTGCGGAAAACCACACTCGACCGCTTTGAACAGTGCTTCGGACGTTTTGGCTTCAGCCGCAATGCCTTTTACCCGGTGTACGGACTTGCAGAGGCCAGCCTGAAGGTAAGCAGCGGTGAACTGGGCGAGGGCCCTCGATATCTGGTGGTAGACGCGGAACAGATCAAAAAGCATAAGGTCCTGCAAATGGCCTCCGCCGAATCCGGTTATTCCATTGTCAGTTGCGGAAGATCGGGCGGGGAGCACCAGGTCGTGAT
Coding sequences:
- a CDS encoding ABC transporter permease, with amino-acid sequence MEDFFKDVRFALRMYRKNPGFSVIAILALAIGIGAATTIFGLVSTLLLHPLPYPDAERLMQVGRRMQSGPSYLMSYPRFRFIAEENHAFESLAAYDVVGSGVSAVVGNTPYLLRSLRVSGDFFSMLGVPPYKGRSLTRNDDQPGAPPVAVLSYKSWAEIFGRDPAIVGRSVQMSGDAYTIAGIMPASFKFIPDADVWLPLRKEEDWSDRVSASLVTGRLRPGVTAQAAQQDLDLVEQRLKEAHPDAVPRTELSLEMTSYRERVIGNSRPPLQILAGAAACILLVACASVANLLLARAIARRREVAVRIALGVSRLRMARQLLTESIVLALISGALGVGLAAATTQLLKTWLPAMLPRISEVSLNAEVLLIAFIASLVTGVIFGLAPAVQLSGLNSVRVLRESGRASSDRRSTRLQGGLVSAELALSTILLLATGLLLVSFQKLRGVDLGFNPNGVVTFQTSLAGLSSQSTNSVMVTIRRVLERVRAIPGVQYAATVTRLPTEPSVVYHFEMLPKTGDPDESLTANWKPITPDFFKTMEIKLQSGRTFTAADDEHAAHVIIVNSAFVRKFLQGVDPMSTQIVLGRQMGANFADEPRTVVGIVSDTRDDGLQEPAAPTMYLPTAQIPDKTMAFLNHLLPLSWVVRANGDADAISGRIRQEIFFVDPQMVAANPRPLRQILSESIARQQTQTVLVATFGIIALFMGVLGLYGVVAQSVGERRQEIGIRLALGADGQHVVWMMIKYGLKLIVPGLIAGTAGALAARSLLSSVLYGIQATNVLVMAVVLGLLALVAFTAALLPALRARNIDPNTVLHA
- a CDS encoding cyclic peptide export ABC transporter, whose product is MPEDRLAPWSVTLPDNIMIDAIRNVFRYSKLALLLSAATSLLSGACNVYLLTMVGTAINRMPHLPPGYGFRFGAFLLLTFASSIAAQLLSVHLTASLAARIRMQLSRAIMDSPLRNLEEIGTHKIIAVLTQDAGSIAQAALQVSQFGMNGTIVLCCLGYLAYVSLSVFVAIVLMLPVSVLLYLFVEYFAVRFQSLERENWDNLVKQFQTLTHGVKELKLNRRRAAFFVRQLLQTSELARRYGVMGAAIYIAIISWSNLLCFAAIGVIVFILPHMAVLSHQALVGSALVALFLRIPVAGLIDALREFNRASVTLKKLRKLQLPWQDSEIAIKDQEKPPAEWRSIDLVDVTHAYLSEDDAARFVLGPICMSLTPGRIVFITGGNGSGKTTLAKLIVGLYKPESGVTKVDGIPVDENMRDDYRQRFSAIFSEYALFQEIIEEEATPVANHYLRLLRLDQKVQLRNGSFSTVDLSAGQRRRLALVHAYLENRPIYLFDEWAADQDPAFKEIFYCKLLPELRARNKAVIVISHDDRYYHVADEVIRLENGKVVAAGEMPRTHAEPALSLPGQTAIS
- a CDS encoding WD40 repeat domain-containing protein — translated: MNPPDGYQLEQTFAKKASVITSVAVSCDGAMLAAGAEDGCIWLWELPGRRLLRFLEGHSGEIRGIAWSPDSRMLASASNDASVCIWDVHSGAALRVLKGHAAPVLSIAWVPDGTLLASASMDKTVRLWDPHTGTLQNVLQAHKDWVSGVAWSRDGAMLASCCKDGTIKLWDRATGALKKSLKGHRAPVIAVAWSPARKQLASCSADRTIRLWNEEARWSSDLVLQGHTDWVVCIAWSSDGNSIASGSADRSVRVWNAQTGDPERIFTGHASYVRGVDWLRHDDTLVSGSQDATLRFWDRVTGVAQGALAGHPTWPLGASWAPDAKILAMGGHDGSIRLWSPDAENVRTLPAHTQWTWNVAWSPDGTTLASCSQDRTIRFWDPGSGASLAALRGHSDWVRGVAWSGSGDKLASASGDKTVRIWDVHSGKTLRVFKGTASAVRGVAWSPDGAILASCSADKKVQLWNCGSGALLCEMQGHLASVRNVAWSPDGAILASSGDFGELCIWDAATGELLEHFDAISSYRYHVISLEFLPAGKTRPELPAGHFERRRYSHGGLTLAAGPTNLRGLSPEGWSASAN